Genomic segment of Benincasa hispida cultivar B227 chromosome 1, ASM972705v1, whole genome shotgun sequence:
tctacttttcaccaataatttaaaaaaccaagtcaaattttgagaactaaaaaaaagtagctttcaaaaagttgtttttgtttttagaatttggctaaaaattcaaccattgtaattAAAAAAGATGCAATTCATTGTAAAAAACGtggatgaaataggcttaattttaaaaaacaaaaacaaaaactaaatggttatcaaacgggccTAAGTATTCATCATCATAGCAATCTGTTTCTGCTGAGAAAATGCGGTTTTTCAAATTCTCATCATCTGCTTCTATCAATTACGAGTCTCTTGCGTCAATATTGTTTACATTCACATTAAACAAAGATATCTGTTGTAAAATTTCAGAATATTTATGGCTTTTTACATGGAGGATTTGTTGCTGCGGCTGCTGAGTTCTTATCAATTGCTTGTGCAAGAACTGTCGTGGGTCCTGATAAGGAATTATTTATTGGGGAACTGAGCATTTCTTTTCTCTCTGGCGCTCCAGGAAATGTGAGTAAAATTTAAGTTACTATTGTGCTTCCTTGTGAATTGTGATTATAAGTTGGGGCCTGGCAAGTAGGTTAGTTATGTTGACAAAATTGTCCACCGAATTGACCAAAACTGAGCCGAACCAAAAGAAGCCAACAGAACCAACCAAAACTGAAATGAACTAGTAGAACCAACAACATGGAATGAATCAATATGCCACTTCAAATTGAATCAATAGAATTGGTTAGTTCGGctgattttcttggtttttttCAGTTTAGAAAGCTGGGAATTTATAATAGAAACTGAATGTTTAGATTTCTCAGACTTTAAGAGTCCTGAGATTGTTTTCAAGGGCCCTGCATTCTCGAACTTTTGTTTACTTAACCATACATGGGCTGGGGGTTGCATGAATCTATCAGTGTCAATGTTTTATAAATTGGGCTGGGAGTTGCATGAATCTATCAGTGGCAATGTTTTATAAATTGGGAGGGGATCAAGTATGCTTTATGAGGTATTTTCATGGCTTTGCTCATTTTAGCTCGCTTCCAACAACCTCGCCCTTATAGTTTATGGAAAAGTACCATTCCTTTTCCTTATTAGGAGGATTAAGTAGAAGTACCATCATCCAAATCCTGAGTTTTCTATTTGAGAGATTAAGAATTACATTGTCACGCTTTACAATCTTCTTGGTGTAGCATCAATATTATATTACCACCACATTCTACATCAGAACCAGAACCACAAACGGGACTGACTTAGGTTGGGTGTTCTAGGATACAAAGAAGTTTGGTACCATGAGAATAAGAAGGATCTTGTCTTGTAACATTATCGACTGAACTTATAGAAAATTGAAGCTTTTCACGTATTAAATATAAGTAGGTGGTATGATCAAGCCACTCATACATCATTGATTGCATTAAGTGTTCGATTCAGACTTCGGTAAAGATGGTATAGCATTCAGGAGAAGGTGAGCAGATGTTTTATGATCCAGTCCATGTGCACACATGAAAAACCATCGATTTCTTTAGGTGGGTGGGTATAATACTATCTGAAATTTGGTATTTAGAGTCGTGCAGATTTGAATGCAATGTAGCTTTGTTGAGTGTTGAAGTTGCTTACTTATGAGGATATATCTCAGCTTTACATACATTTTTATTCAATCATTCGTTCTGCCCGGATCCcacattagaaaaataaaaatttttatGATTCTTATAATCTAGATGGATTGCTCCAAAGAATATAGAAATCTCAAAGGCAAAAATGCACAGTGAGGAGGTAAGAGCTTTTCAGACGGAATTAATGCTGTGAGATAAATATTGCTGTATTTCTCTCTTTAAAGTTCTTGCAGCTATCAttagctctctctctctctctctctatatatatatatacgaaCAATGATTAAGTACAGTTTAGACTACACTTAATTCTTGTGTTTCCGATCTCTACCAcacaaaaaagaaattagaaaaaaattatttttttaaaaaataaaaatatcacatGGCAACGTTTTATTGGACTATATTTATGATGCACCAAGATAGGTGCATTCAAAGAAACACCcaaatttttctctatatacaaAGAAAAGGACCCCTAAAACTAGGAGGAGGACAAATAGCAATCAATGCGAGAAGATTCACTTGGCCTAATTTAAcataaacaattttcaaaatttgcacCAGAAGAcaaaatgtttaatttcttgttaACTGTCCTTCATTGCCAAGCTGTGCAATTGATTTAATTCCTTCACAACTCTCCATGACTCCTTGTTTATCTAATTCTATTttctagctttttttttttttttttttttctgagttGGGTATATAAAATTGTTGTTGCAGGCAGAGGTTGTAGTAGATGCTTCTGTTTTAAGGAGTGGAAGAAGTTTGAGTGTAGTTGGTGTAGAGTTTAGACTTCAAAAGACAGGAAAGTTGGTCTACACAGCTCGTTCTACCCTTTATAACATGCCAATGGCAAAGCTATAGAAATCTTTGGTTCTAAGATGAAAATTTGATAGCCATCTAAATATTCCCCAATATTCTGAGTTTTCATTCGAGTCGCATAGTCGTCTTGAATATATCTACTTGTGTGATGTTGAAAAGAGTAGGAAAATGTATGGATTATACACTTGATTATCCTTGTATAACATATGCAAGTTATAGAAAATAGCATAGTTGGTATAGTTATAGCAATACTGGATTATCACGTATGGATTAGACACTTGATTatcattttgttttatgttttcaaatggtTAGTAAAGTtttcaaacattttattttgctGGATAAAAACATGAATTTATGTTTACACAATTCAAATATACCctgctttttttaaaaattctctccctctctctttttaactctttgcTTTCCTTCCCCTTCAgttaaaaaaacacttttggtccaattttcatgaaagtaacaatttaatccttgaattttggtttgtaacgatttagttcctatactttcaattttgtaacaatttagttcttaaactttaatagataacaatttaatcctagtATTTTCGACATTGTAACAATTTCGTCCctaatgtaaaaaaattcatcaaaattagatgtcaattttttaatactttatgatgtaaactttgtattttgtaaaaatgTTAAATCTATAATTAgtttaatgatttatttatgcatgaaatCTCATTAAACCTTAGTTTCTACAAGAGGGACTAAATTggtacaaattttaaagttcaattattagattgttacatagtaaagttcaggaactaaattgttataaaattaaaaatatagggattaaatcgttacaaaccaaaatttagggattaaattattatttatataaaagtttagggactaaaagtaatttttaatcaaatcatttttttttgtggtCATTTCGTCTCAAAACACATCGAAACTATCTTCAAAGCTAGTAATGGTAATTCATTTTTACTTTGTTATCATTGTCATATGTTTAGAGAGTAGATGATAATTGGGTAGCAGGTAATGAGTATCAAGAACGAAAATGAGTAGCGAGAAGCGAGAAAtaaatagcgagattttgatagaattgtctatttttaatttgttaacaaaaaaaaactcctttttttattggtttgttctaaatttaaatttataactaATTTCATTCTTCTTGGTAGATTTTTTTGGTCGGTttcaaatttgatatttttcgaTTTTTCTAAAATGCTGTTTAGTTTTCAGAATGTTATTATTCTCTTCACCTAGGCTCATTCTGTTTGGAAATTATGTTCCGCAGTGGTCTTTGATCGTTTGAAGATGTGGGGAATTTTGCATAcccatggaaaaaaaaaaagccgaAATTATATACTTTTGGGAAAAAGAGCAATTTTGACCTTAAACTTCTCATCAATTTGAACTTTGATCAAATTAGACCCTATTTACATAAAGAGGCAACAAAAGTTGTGGCGTCTCTCAAAGAGAAGCGACCATTTATGTTGCATTTCTTGAAATACGCAACACACAAAACAACAGCCAATCTGCCTTATTTTTGGCAAATATTTTTAGACCGTCCCATGTTTTTTGCAAATACCTTTTTTTTGCACTATTTGCAGATTTAGCCCCTATTTTAACCTACGTACATAGTTTGAATACATGTCCATGTTAACACATGTTAGAACATGTACTTTAAGACTTAAACTAAGTCGAAATATGTGCAAGGACCAAAatgtagttattattattattattttgaagtgGAAGTGCGTCTCTCTTTAAAAGTCTGAAGattaaaataatcatttaaaaagtttagaaaccaaaatagaataaaattaagagtttaggaaccaaaatgagatttaaatctTAGTGTTATATTTTTGCTCTTGTTCATTAATTGGTTTTCATAAAACACTATTTGAGTAAGGTGTGGATGTGTACTCGTTTTGAAATCTGACCTAAACAATGGCAAAACTAACCATTATCTACTATTATCATTCTAATTAACATCTTTgtaaaaacaagaaaacaacaaaaaactACCAATAAAActatcaataaacttattatctattgaaaattatcaacaaacttatatattgatagacactaatagtaGTTTATTactatctatcactaatagacagtgaTTGAACACTATCATTGTCTGTCACAGATAGACACGGATAGTAGTCGATCattatctattagtgatagactgtgatagaagtctatcacttgGCCTTCATTGTCTATCATTGTCATCATTAATAAACATCCATATACACCACATGGTCGTTCCATAGATGCTAAAGTTCTAGTGACAGATAGGGATAGTTATCTATACGCATGATTGTGATTCAATTAGTATTTTGCAATCTGAATTTATGTGTTCTTTGAATCCTCTTTAACTTCTATACGCATGATTGTGAGGTTGACTTTTCACGCATAATTATGCATGGCTAACAAATTTTTAGTTACGTCACGTTCTTACCTGAATGTCTAGCTAAAATTAATCAAGTAGCATTAGTTAATTGTGCATTTGATGgttatttctaggatgcatgaaTTGCTaggtttgaagataaaattggttaattgaatatggcttTCTTGATaattaatcaacacaatttAATCCTAAATCgtaatgcatgtgtttttagttttatatggCTGTTATCAAACCCAATAGAATTTAGAAGCATGTTGATTAGTTAGGATATTGGCTTTCCTACCTTAACTAATAATTAGGATGCTTTCTTGGCTAGATTTTTACTAGTAATCCGCCACTATTGAAGCTAGTCCGGTCGAATCGAGCTAGTAGTtgtgcatgcataattcgattGCATAAGTAATTGGCAGAAAACGATGATAGAAATTACATTGAATGTCTATCTTGATCTGAGAACTAGATAAGCCAATCCATGTTTACATTTATCCCTTGCAATTTAATTTCTCATATATTTTCCCATTCTATCAAACAAACCAAAACTCCTGTTTTTCCTGCTTCCCAcaatcaaatttagcttaaGAGAGATTTAATTGTTGGCCTCTTTATGGTTTGACCCCGTTCTTGCCACTTGTGCTACCTAGTAGTATAAGTAGTAGTtcagtgatttataaatattcttttGATTGGGTTTGAGGTTTATTAACAATGTAAATCCCGATCGAACAATAGATCTGAGAATGAGGTCAATATGGTGTTGGATGTCTTTTAATAGAGGTAAGGTAGTAGGAGTCACTAATAGTTTTGGGAATTCCTTAAAGAGACGTTGGATCTCCTTATTGTCGGTCAAAGAAATGTCATCGTGTAAGGAATCCTTTACTACTATTGTCCAAATTTCAGTGTCTTCCTTATGGATAATAGGTCCACTATTGATAATAGAGAAAAGTTGTTTCTTGGAACTAGTTTTTTGTTTAGACTCTATTTTCTCTAATTGGTTATTATTaggaagaaatttaattttcatactcATCCAAGTAAATTCATAAGTATTTTCTCTACACCTACGGATTACGTTGACATCATATTGCCATGGACGACCTAATAACACATGAAACACATCCATATCGATAACATCGCAAATTATTTGATCCTTGTAATGGTTACCAATTGAAAAAGGAATGGTGCAAGTAAAACTATGGGCCTCTCTGCTTTTCTTAATCCAGGTGACCCTGTAGGGTTGTGGATGTGGATCAA
This window contains:
- the LOC120081650 gene encoding uncharacterized protein LOC120081650 isoform X2; its protein translation is MAKPSSSAIPPLILESPTIQIKDMSEEDLHGTITMLNGLTGSGQIPDDCNTKSFYSDITRGHLRQLRLERGHLTYLLTVKPANIYGFLHGGFVAAAAEFLSIACARTVVGPDKELFIGELSISFLSGAPGNAEVVVDASVLRSGRSLSVVGVEFRLQKTGKLVYTARSTLYNMPMAKL
- the LOC120081650 gene encoding uncharacterized protein LOC120081650 isoform X1 → MAKPSSSAIPPLILESPTIQIKDMSEEDLHGTITMLNGLTGSGQIPDDCNTKSFYSDITRGHLRQLRLERGHLTYLLTVKPAVSNIYGFLHGGFVAAAAEFLSIACARTVVGPDKELFIGELSISFLSGAPGNAEVVVDASVLRSGRSLSVVGVEFRLQKTGKLVYTARSTLYNMPMAKL